One Blastopirellula marina genomic window carries:
- a CDS encoding c-type cytochrome — MMSLQRCTFVAVAAWTFAALGSVSLYAQSGPVIPGYERFHGQTSDAFGGELLLSELNCVACHADTGSQLGNLAPKAAPDLSLVGSRVRPEYLSAYLKDPHQLKPGATMPDVLGGLPAAEREDAISNLTHFLASTGRLQEGRRRTREINDGKALYHEVGCVACHGPQEGNMAGSGQWKPLGDLTAKYSVPSLTAFLQDPLKVRASGRMPSLRLSSADAGKIAQYLLQDLDVEVPANLQYAYYEEPNFSKLPDFSKLTPKETGETMSFDLGIAHRKDNFALVFEGFLNIGQEGEYTFHIDSDDGSRIEIDGKQVAINDGIHPKQRRSGKVRLKPGMHELRVEYFEGGGEEEFDVTFDGPGGLRNAYVADHVFMKKETASDEANKSFQVDPQRVEKGRVQFVSLGCANCHSMGDLKPDPNALLGPSFASLDLAKGCLAESPENAPNYQLTAGQRQALAAAINHRKQSDAKPWKPWQKVQRHMVTFNCYACHDRNEIGGVTPELNAFFHTTQAEMGDEGRIPPTLEGVGAKLTETWMKKVLSEGAKDRPYMQTVMPNFGYANVGGLAPLFAELDTLPEHPPIEIPETEGRIKATGRHMVGDKVFGCIKCHTFAGEKASGVQGIDMTLMTKRLNHDWFLAYVMDPPRFRKGTRMPTAWPNGKSVMRNILSGDADQQVEAIWRYLKDGTDAAKPFGVGQQPIELVAWRKAVIYRNFIEGAGSRAIGIGFPEKANLAFDAANLNLAMIWQGSFIDASRHWTGRGQGFQPPLGDNVVHLPEGAPLAVLSDPSAKWPEASGKEAGYQFLGYRLDELNNPTFRYRYGDLTVSEAYDAEKQGEFPSLTRTITLEGHAPEGKLLFRALTGADIHPLKDGWYQMGNGLKLQVTGAKAIVRNDQSDLVIEVPEGVERTFTLKYVW, encoded by the coding sequence ATGATGAGCTTGCAGCGCTGTACTTTCGTGGCCGTTGCGGCATGGACTTTCGCCGCACTGGGTTCCGTTTCTCTTTACGCTCAATCAGGCCCGGTGATTCCTGGCTACGAGCGATTTCATGGGCAGACCAGTGACGCTTTCGGTGGCGAATTGCTGCTGAGCGAATTGAACTGCGTGGCCTGCCATGCCGACACTGGTTCGCAACTGGGTAACCTGGCTCCCAAGGCCGCTCCTGATTTGTCGCTGGTTGGTAGTCGCGTTCGACCAGAGTACTTGTCGGCGTATTTGAAAGATCCGCACCAGCTGAAGCCAGGGGCGACCATGCCCGATGTTCTCGGCGGATTGCCAGCGGCCGAGCGAGAGGACGCGATTTCGAATCTCACCCACTTCTTAGCTTCGACCGGACGACTGCAGGAAGGTCGACGACGAACGAGGGAGATCAACGACGGGAAAGCTCTCTACCACGAAGTCGGTTGTGTCGCGTGTCATGGGCCTCAGGAAGGCAACATGGCCGGATCAGGCCAATGGAAGCCGCTCGGTGATCTTACCGCGAAATACTCGGTTCCTTCGCTGACTGCTTTTCTGCAAGATCCACTGAAAGTTCGTGCCTCCGGTCGCATGCCGTCGCTGCGACTGAGCAGTGCTGACGCGGGAAAGATTGCCCAATACTTGCTGCAAGATCTCGATGTCGAAGTTCCAGCGAACTTACAGTATGCCTACTATGAAGAACCGAACTTCAGCAAGTTGCCCGACTTCTCGAAGCTGACGCCGAAGGAAACAGGCGAAACGATGTCGTTCGATCTGGGAATCGCCCATCGTAAGGATAACTTTGCCCTGGTCTTCGAAGGCTTCCTGAACATTGGACAGGAAGGGGAGTACACCTTCCATATCGATTCCGACGACGGTAGCCGCATCGAAATTGATGGTAAGCAGGTCGCGATCAATGACGGCATTCACCCCAAACAGCGACGCTCGGGCAAAGTTCGATTGAAGCCCGGTATGCATGAACTGCGTGTCGAGTACTTCGAAGGGGGTGGCGAAGAAGAGTTTGACGTCACCTTCGACGGACCAGGCGGTCTCCGCAATGCTTACGTTGCTGATCATGTCTTCATGAAGAAGGAAACGGCCAGCGACGAAGCCAATAAATCTTTTCAGGTCGATCCACAGCGGGTTGAGAAAGGACGCGTTCAATTCGTCTCGCTCGGCTGTGCCAACTGTCACAGCATGGGAGATCTCAAGCCAGATCCTAACGCTCTGCTGGGGCCGAGCTTCGCCTCGCTTGATCTGGCGAAAGGATGCTTGGCCGAAAGCCCTGAAAACGCTCCGAATTACCAATTGACCGCAGGGCAACGTCAAGCTTTGGCTGCGGCAATCAACCATCGCAAGCAAAGTGACGCCAAACCATGGAAACCTTGGCAAAAGGTTCAACGGCACATGGTCACGTTCAATTGTTACGCATGCCACGATCGAAATGAAATTGGAGGCGTGACACCTGAGCTCAATGCCTTCTTCCATACCACTCAGGCGGAAATGGGAGATGAAGGACGAATTCCGCCAACGCTCGAAGGTGTGGGGGCGAAGCTGACGGAAACCTGGATGAAGAAGGTGCTCAGCGAAGGCGCGAAGGATCGTCCTTACATGCAGACCGTGATGCCAAACTTTGGTTACGCAAACGTTGGCGGGCTCGCTCCGCTATTCGCTGAACTGGACACGCTACCCGAACATCCACCTATCGAAATTCCTGAGACGGAAGGTCGCATCAAAGCGACTGGTCGTCATATGGTCGGCGATAAAGTCTTCGGCTGCATCAAATGTCACACCTTCGCCGGCGAGAAGGCCTCTGGTGTTCAAGGGATTGATATGACGTTAATGACGAAGCGACTCAATCATGATTGGTTCTTAGCTTACGTCATGGATCCACCACGCTTCCGCAAAGGAACCCGTATGCCAACCGCGTGGCCCAACGGTAAGTCGGTAATGCGCAACATCCTCAGCGGCGACGCTGATCAACAAGTCGAGGCTATTTGGCGGTACTTGAAAGATGGCACCGATGCCGCGAAGCCGTTCGGTGTTGGCCAACAGCCAATTGAACTGGTTGCCTGGCGCAAAGCAGTTATCTATCGCAATTTCATCGAAGGAGCTGGTAGCCGCGCGATCGGAATTGGTTTTCCGGAGAAAGCCAACCTAGCCTTCGACGCGGCGAATTTGAACCTGGCAATGATCTGGCAAGGCTCCTTTATCGACGCCTCCCGTCACTGGACCGGCCGTGGGCAAGGATTCCAGCCGCCGTTGGGAGACAACGTTGTCCATCTACCAGAAGGTGCCCCGCTGGCCGTACTTTCCGATCCGTCCGCCAAGTGGCCGGAAGCGAGCGGTAAGGAGGCAGGCTATCAGTTTCTTGGGTACCGCCTGGACGAACTCAACAATCCCACATTCCGCTACCGATATGGCGATTTGACGGTCTCGGAAGCTTACGATGCCGAGAAACAGGGGGAATTCCCTTCACTCACGCGGACAATCACGCTTGAGGGGCACGCGCCGGAGGGTAAGCTCTTGTTCCGCGCCCTGACCGGAGCTGATATCCATCCTCTGAAGGACGGCTGGTATCAGATGGGCAACGGCTTGAAACTTCAAGTAACCGGCGCGAAGGCAATCGTTCGCAATGATCAATCCGACTTGGTGATCGAAGTCCCAGAAGGTGTCGAGCGGACATTCACGCTCAAGTACGTCTGGTAA
- the aat gene encoding leucyl/phenylalanyl-tRNA--protein transferase, giving the protein MVSRFFPPAEQADEHDLVLVGGRLTSEWLMDAYRHGIFPWPMWGDWMPMTWFSLDPRAIIPLDGLYISSRLKRTIRSGKFTVTCDQAFSDVMRGCSKPRHKKDGTWITPAMIKAYSKLNEEGHAHSIEVWHEGELAGGIYGVSIGGAFAGESMFHKVRDASKVALVALVSHLNARGYQLFDIQQWTEHTGSMGAIEISRHDYLTLLKQAVDLPVTFGTELAPILP; this is encoded by the coding sequence TTGGTCTCTCGTTTTTTTCCTCCCGCCGAACAAGCTGATGAACACGATTTGGTGTTGGTGGGTGGCCGACTGACATCGGAATGGCTGATGGACGCTTACCGTCACGGAATTTTCCCGTGGCCCATGTGGGGCGACTGGATGCCAATGACCTGGTTCTCCCTTGATCCCCGTGCGATCATCCCCCTAGATGGCCTATACATTAGCAGCCGGCTGAAACGAACCATCCGAAGTGGCAAATTCACCGTGACCTGCGATCAGGCATTCAGCGACGTCATGCGTGGCTGCTCGAAGCCGCGCCACAAGAAGGATGGCACTTGGATTACGCCCGCCATGATCAAGGCCTACAGCAAGCTAAACGAAGAAGGGCATGCCCACAGCATCGAGGTATGGCACGAAGGAGAACTTGCTGGCGGGATCTATGGTGTATCCATCGGTGGGGCATTCGCCGGCGAGTCGATGTTCCACAAAGTCCGTGATGCTTCGAAGGTCGCGTTAGTGGCGCTCGTTTCACACTTGAACGCACGCGGCTACCAATTGTTCGACATTCAGCAATGGACCGAACATACCGGCAGCATGGGAGCGATCGAGATCAGCCGACACGACTATCTGACACTCTTGAAGCAGGCCGTGGATCTTCCCGTTACCTTCGGCACCGAGCTGGCCCCAATCCTGCCGTAA
- a CDS encoding carbon storage regulator: MLVLSRRVGEKIDIGDGITITVLRVTGKTIRLGIEAPDEVPIRRSEICAPSSWPTPPESDDANPATFDPSQAGNRFA; encoded by the coding sequence ATGTTAGTTCTAAGCCGCCGAGTTGGCGAGAAGATCGACATTGGAGACGGGATTACGATCACCGTCCTGCGAGTCACCGGGAAAACGATTCGCTTGGGGATTGAAGCCCCTGATGAAGTCCCGATTCGTCGCTCGGAGATTTGTGCTCCGAGCTCGTGGCCAACGCCGCCGGAATCGGATGACGCCAATCCAGCGACGTTTGATCCATCTCAAGCGGGCAACCGCTTTGCATGA
- a CDS encoding YkgJ family cysteine cluster protein has product MASNNAKPSVSPQITSIFHQASRDGRQLVERLLRQNGESLDWIDDLRQLQGRYLEKSPQKAQRDCSAGCPACCMTAQVDATPIEAIAVSEYLRAYLEPDELYAVKARLTRVTKLREAQLNAQAPQRPLACGLLGMDGKCTVYPVRPVVCSGVFSLNQNECRKAEREAKAGDFSQSIPLDNEAIQATGGISGSLQRVLVEHGLDGNLYELSSAVLVAIQIPDCLERFLNREDIFKNAICTDAHSPPRKRIVPAPKFLRRPASRPA; this is encoded by the coding sequence ATGGCCTCAAATAACGCAAAGCCTTCCGTCTCGCCCCAAATTACCTCGATATTCCATCAAGCATCGCGCGATGGGCGTCAGTTGGTCGAACGTTTGCTCCGGCAGAATGGGGAGAGCTTGGACTGGATCGACGATCTTCGCCAACTTCAGGGACGATACCTGGAGAAGTCCCCTCAAAAAGCTCAGCGTGATTGTTCGGCCGGCTGCCCTGCATGCTGTATGACGGCTCAAGTTGATGCCACACCAATTGAAGCAATTGCGGTCAGCGAGTACCTCAGGGCCTATCTCGAACCAGACGAACTGTACGCCGTGAAAGCTCGACTCACGCGTGTCACGAAATTGCGCGAAGCGCAGCTCAACGCGCAAGCTCCGCAACGACCGCTCGCGTGTGGTCTATTAGGGATGGATGGAAAATGCACGGTCTATCCTGTCCGCCCGGTTGTTTGCTCAGGCGTCTTTTCCTTGAACCAAAACGAATGCCGAAAAGCGGAGCGAGAGGCGAAAGCAGGCGACTTCTCCCAATCGATCCCGTTGGACAACGAGGCGATCCAGGCAACCGGAGGGATTTCCGGAAGTTTGCAGCGCGTGCTAGTAGAACATGGCTTGGACGGCAATCTGTACGAGCTCAGTTCGGCCGTGTTGGTCGCGATTCAAATTCCCGATTGCTTGGAAAGATTCCTCAACCGAGAAGATATTTTCAAAAACGCGATCTGCACAGATGCTCACTCCCCCCCCAGAAAACGTATCGTCCCAGCCCCGAAATTCCTCCGCCGCCCTGCGTCCCGACCTGCCTAA
- a CDS encoding PQQ-dependent sugar dehydrogenase: protein MIRYCTASLFALVCLTASISVAQEKEQDKYYKITPLPVPDGVVLEAGALEMMPDGKLAVSTRRGEIYMVTNPKASSPETDTTFKRYAHGLHEVLGLAYRKGWLYVTQRCDVSKIRDTNDDGEADEFEVVSDGWGVSGDYHEYAFGSKFDKEGNIWVTLCLTGSFSSQVPFRGWCLRVNEDGTTVPTVSGIRSPGGMGMNAEGDMFYTDNQGPWNGTSGLKHLVPGHFVGHPGGNQWYDLAPNLGTPPKEPESNSRFHIEAKKIPEYMPAAVLFPYDKMGKSASGIDYDRSGGKFGPFAGQMLVGDQSHSTIMRVVMEKVNGRYQGACIPFLENIGSGTLPILVTEDGNLFVGGTNRGWGSRGNKPFSLERINWTGVTPFEILDVKANPDGFTVSFTKPINPESAKKADAIQIETYTYIYQSSYGSPEVDHTQPEITGIEVAPDNKSLRITLNKPQEGHVHEIHFPGIKNASGESLWHDVLYYTLNQIPAK from the coding sequence ATGATTCGTTACTGCACCGCATCGCTTTTCGCTCTCGTTTGTCTAACGGCCAGCATCTCAGTGGCCCAAGAGAAGGAGCAAGACAAATACTACAAGATCACCCCGCTTCCCGTGCCGGATGGAGTGGTTTTAGAGGCGGGGGCTCTCGAGATGATGCCAGATGGTAAGCTGGCTGTTTCAACTCGCCGTGGTGAGATCTACATGGTGACCAACCCCAAGGCGAGCTCACCAGAAACGGATACGACATTCAAACGCTATGCACATGGTCTACACGAAGTCTTAGGCTTGGCTTATCGCAAAGGGTGGCTGTACGTGACCCAACGCTGCGATGTCTCGAAGATTCGCGATACCAACGACGATGGCGAAGCGGACGAGTTCGAAGTGGTCTCCGATGGCTGGGGCGTTTCCGGTGACTATCACGAGTACGCTTTCGGGTCGAAGTTCGACAAGGAAGGCAACATTTGGGTTACGCTCTGCCTGACCGGTTCGTTCTCGAGCCAGGTTCCATTTCGAGGTTGGTGTTTGCGAGTGAATGAAGATGGAACGACCGTGCCGACGGTTAGTGGGATTCGCAGCCCAGGCGGAATGGGAATGAACGCGGAAGGAGACATGTTCTACACCGACAATCAAGGTCCCTGGAACGGAACGAGTGGTTTGAAGCACTTGGTGCCGGGGCACTTCGTTGGGCATCCGGGCGGCAACCAGTGGTACGATCTGGCACCGAATCTTGGCACACCGCCGAAGGAGCCAGAAAGCAATAGTCGCTTTCACATCGAGGCTAAGAAGATCCCGGAATACATGCCGGCCGCGGTCTTGTTCCCATACGACAAGATGGGCAAATCGGCCAGTGGTATCGACTATGATCGCTCAGGTGGCAAGTTCGGTCCATTCGCCGGCCAGATGCTGGTTGGGGATCAATCGCACAGCACGATCATGCGTGTCGTGATGGAAAAGGTGAATGGTCGCTACCAGGGAGCGTGTATTCCGTTTCTGGAAAACATCGGGTCAGGCACGCTACCGATTCTGGTGACCGAAGACGGAAACTTGTTCGTCGGTGGCACGAATCGTGGCTGGGGTTCTCGTGGTAACAAGCCGTTTTCCCTAGAACGAATCAATTGGACGGGGGTTACACCATTCGAGATCTTGGATGTGAAAGCCAATCCTGACGGATTCACGGTTAGCTTCACTAAGCCAATCAATCCCGAGTCAGCGAAGAAAGCGGATGCCATACAGATCGAAACATATACCTATATCTATCAATCGAGCTATGGTAGCCCTGAAGTCGATCATACCCAGCCCGAGATCACCGGGATCGAAGTTGCACCAGACAACAAGTCCCTAAGAATTACGCTAAATAAGCCACAGGAAGGCCATGTTCACGAGATCCACTTCCCTGGGATCAAGAATGCAAGTGGAGAATCTCTGTGGCACGATGTACTGTATTACACGTTGAATCAGATACCTGCGAAGTAA
- a CDS encoding CinA family nicotinamide mononucleotide deamidase-related protein — protein MFAEIVAIGDELTSGQRLDTNSQWLSQQLEALGIEVRFHSTVGDDLASNIQVFRIALSRAALVIATGGLGPTDDDLTRQALAEATGTELELHGESLEHIERRFSMRGRQMPPKNQIQAMFPQGSRVISNPNGTAPGIDLDCKIDGNASRFIALPGVPAEMKEMWQATVVPSLGGQGTIKKIIRHHVVKCFGVGESHMEALLPDLIKRGREPRVGITVHQATISLRITATGTSAEQCNAAIDDTVRQIHDAVGELVFGEGEQELQDVVVYLLQQKGKTLSTVESSTSGMLAFWLGSVDEKRTSLVAGSILPLSELATKQQVEQAAASAREGNQTDFALALGTFCDPESADEYAIALAGPDGVESLTSGLAGHPEIWAPRMAKQGLDLLRKKLISE, from the coding sequence ATGTTTGCAGAGATAGTCGCCATCGGAGACGAACTGACCAGCGGGCAACGTTTAGATACCAATTCGCAGTGGTTGAGTCAGCAATTGGAAGCGTTGGGAATCGAAGTTCGTTTCCATTCAACCGTCGGTGACGATCTGGCATCGAACATCCAGGTCTTTCGCATTGCCCTGTCGCGTGCCGCATTAGTCATCGCGACTGGCGGGTTGGGACCAACCGACGACGATCTCACTCGGCAGGCACTCGCCGAAGCAACCGGAACTGAATTGGAACTGCATGGTGAGAGCTTGGAGCATATCGAGCGACGTTTCTCGATGCGTGGACGGCAGATGCCACCCAAGAATCAGATTCAAGCCATGTTTCCCCAGGGAAGTCGTGTCATTTCAAACCCCAACGGGACTGCGCCAGGGATCGATCTCGATTGCAAGATCGATGGCAATGCGTCTCGCTTCATCGCCCTCCCCGGCGTGCCGGCGGAAATGAAAGAGATGTGGCAGGCAACCGTCGTTCCTTCACTCGGAGGGCAGGGGACCATCAAGAAAATCATTCGCCACCACGTGGTGAAGTGCTTTGGTGTCGGTGAGAGCCACATGGAGGCGCTGCTGCCCGATCTGATCAAGCGAGGTCGCGAACCGCGCGTTGGCATTACGGTTCATCAAGCGACCATTTCGCTCCGAATTACTGCGACCGGGACTTCCGCCGAACAGTGCAATGCGGCGATTGACGATACCGTCCGACAGATTCATGACGCCGTAGGAGAGTTGGTCTTTGGCGAAGGAGAGCAAGAGCTGCAAGATGTGGTTGTTTACCTGCTTCAACAAAAGGGCAAGACCTTGTCGACCGTCGAATCTTCCACATCTGGGATGTTAGCTTTCTGGCTGGGAAGTGTAGACGAAAAGCGAACGTCTCTCGTCGCGGGAAGTATTCTCCCCTTGAGCGAACTAGCCACCAAACAGCAAGTCGAACAGGCGGCGGCTTCTGCTCGAGAAGGGAATCAAACTGACTTTGCTTTGGCCCTGGGGACTTTTTGCGATCCAGAGTCGGCCGACGAATATGCCATCGCACTGGCGGGGCCAGACGGCGTTGAATCGCTTACTAGCGGCCTGGCCGGGCACCCAGAGATTTGGGCACCACGAATGGCCAAGCAGGGACTCGATCTACTGCGGAAGAAACTTATCAGCGAGTAA
- the murB gene encoding UDP-N-acetylmuramate dehydrogenase, with translation MELTAGFEHFVRTDEPLAQYTGLKLGGSAEYFAEPTSVEELAAVVKRSRELNIPTRVLGGGSNLLINDDGVPGLVIYLHHPAFSTIEIDGNRLTAGGGAKLAHVISTAVGNGLAGLEGLAGVPGTVGGALHGNAGGNGVDIGHRTVEATVMTRAGEIVTRTAQDLHFTYRESSLDELVILNGVFELEPTDSQELTRRMQKFWIVQKASQPGGSENMGYLFFDPPGLSASSLIEQSGLKGTKVGGAEICAEHTNFVLTSPEATASDVARLAELVQGRVKEVTGMDLKCQLTSW, from the coding sequence ATGGAATTGACGGCAGGATTCGAGCACTTCGTTCGCACAGATGAACCATTGGCCCAATACACCGGATTAAAGCTGGGTGGATCGGCCGAGTACTTCGCAGAACCTACCTCGGTCGAAGAATTGGCCGCTGTGGTGAAACGAAGCCGCGAACTCAACATTCCGACCCGTGTTCTCGGAGGGGGCTCGAATCTCCTTATCAACGACGACGGCGTACCTGGATTGGTCATCTATCTGCACCATCCTGCGTTCAGCACGATCGAAATCGACGGAAATCGCCTCACCGCGGGTGGTGGAGCCAAGCTGGCCCACGTGATCAGTACGGCGGTCGGAAACGGACTCGCCGGGCTCGAGGGACTTGCCGGTGTTCCTGGAACGGTTGGTGGTGCTTTGCATGGCAATGCTGGTGGAAACGGAGTCGACATCGGTCATCGCACCGTGGAGGCCACTGTGATGACACGCGCTGGCGAGATTGTCACCCGGACGGCACAAGACCTTCATTTCACATACCGCGAAAGCAGCCTCGACGAATTAGTGATCTTAAATGGCGTGTTCGAACTCGAACCGACCGATTCTCAGGAATTGACTCGACGGATGCAGAAGTTCTGGATTGTGCAGAAAGCTTCCCAGCCGGGCGGTTCCGAGAATATGGGGTACCTCTTCTTCGATCCCCCGGGTTTGTCAGCGAGTTCACTGATCGAGCAGTCAGGTCTCAAGGGGACCAAGGTAGGGGGAGCCGAAATCTGTGCTGAGCACACCAACTTCGTCCTTACCAGTCCCGAGGCAACTGCCAGCGACGTTGCTCGTTTGGCTGAACTGGTTCAAGGCCGTGTAAAAGAAGTCACTGGCATGGACCTGAAGTGCCAGCTGACATCTTGGTAG
- the dnaG gene encoding DNA primase yields MALPPDNNATKEDIKEQVRAASDIVDILGSYLNLRRQGRGYVALCPWHDDSRPSFQVNPQRQSWRCWVCGIGGDVFSFVMRRESIEFREALELLADRANIALPSQGPVAPAGSPDDKKYQYNALAWAERLFHELLLKDPIADEARRYLHDRGITQDAIHHFHIGFSPNDWQWLCNKSHQSQYTQPVLEKVGLIGKSQSGNAYDRFKGRVIFPIRDAQSRPIAFGGRILPAYADDKSAKYVNSPETRLFSKSDNVYALDLARDHITSSKKVIVVEGYTDVIALHEAGVKNAVAVLGTALGARHIQLLRRYADTVYLVLDGDEAGQKRTSEVLELFIAQQVDLRITTLPSNLDPCDFVQQQGADAFRAHLAKSLDALEHKIRIATAGIDLANDLHGANDALEDVLNTLAKAPNLASETSSEVRLREHQFLARIARQFQVEDSALRTRLSALRQATGAKDRFASEEKKSPVSNNTVYRIDELHTWDKTLLQLMLALPETIDWCIEEIGPDELHSQVGKAVYQVFKARSDAHQDCGFPGILDAVENESLRYLLIELDESAANKKFGDPSEELKLIVDAYRREHENRFSGQQEASIQQRQVSPEDELDILNQIIEQQRNRQGISFPTDG; encoded by the coding sequence GTGGCTTTACCCCCAGACAACAACGCGACGAAAGAAGACATCAAAGAGCAGGTGCGTGCCGCATCTGACATCGTTGATATCCTCGGTTCGTACTTGAATCTGAGACGGCAAGGTCGCGGCTACGTCGCCTTGTGCCCTTGGCACGACGACTCGCGTCCCAGTTTTCAGGTCAATCCACAACGCCAATCGTGGCGGTGCTGGGTCTGTGGGATCGGTGGCGACGTCTTCAGCTTTGTCATGCGTCGCGAGTCAATCGAATTTCGAGAAGCTCTGGAGTTGTTGGCCGATCGAGCCAATATTGCCCTGCCATCGCAAGGGCCTGTCGCCCCAGCTGGAAGCCCGGACGACAAGAAGTATCAATACAACGCCTTGGCTTGGGCCGAGCGACTCTTCCATGAGTTGCTGCTGAAAGATCCCATTGCCGACGAAGCCCGACGCTATCTACACGATCGCGGTATTACGCAGGACGCGATTCACCATTTTCATATCGGGTTCTCGCCGAACGATTGGCAGTGGCTTTGCAACAAATCGCACCAAAGCCAGTACACGCAGCCCGTTTTGGAAAAGGTGGGCTTAATCGGCAAGTCGCAGTCGGGCAACGCGTACGATCGCTTTAAGGGACGCGTGATCTTTCCGATCCGCGATGCTCAGTCCCGTCCGATCGCATTTGGCGGTCGAATTCTGCCGGCTTACGCCGATGACAAGTCGGCCAAGTACGTGAACTCGCCAGAAACGCGACTGTTCTCGAAGAGCGACAATGTTTACGCGTTGGACTTGGCTCGCGATCACATCACCAGCAGTAAGAAAGTGATCGTCGTCGAAGGTTACACCGATGTGATTGCCTTGCACGAAGCTGGCGTGAAAAATGCCGTGGCCGTGCTGGGAACCGCTTTAGGGGCACGTCACATTCAACTTCTGCGACGATACGCCGACACCGTTTACCTGGTGCTCGACGGTGACGAAGCTGGGCAAAAGCGAACCAGCGAAGTGCTGGAACTGTTCATCGCTCAACAAGTCGACCTGCGAATTACGACGCTCCCCAGCAACTTAGATCCGTGTGACTTCGTGCAACAGCAAGGAGCTGACGCATTCCGGGCTCACCTGGCCAAATCGCTGGATGCCTTAGAGCACAAGATTCGAATCGCGACCGCCGGCATCGACCTGGCGAATGACCTGCACGGAGCGAACGATGCGCTGGAAGACGTCCTAAATACTTTGGCCAAAGCACCCAACCTGGCCTCGGAAACTTCCTCGGAAGTCCGGCTTCGCGAACATCAATTTCTGGCGCGCATTGCTCGCCAGTTTCAGGTGGAAGATTCCGCATTACGAACCCGATTGTCGGCCTTGCGACAGGCTACCGGCGCGAAAGATCGATTCGCGTCTGAGGAAAAGAAGTCGCCGGTCAGTAATAACACGGTCTATCGTATTGACGAACTTCATACTTGGGATAAAACACTGCTCCAGCTAATGTTGGCGCTACCCGAAACAATCGACTGGTGTATTGAGGAGATTGGACCTGACGAACTTCACAGTCAGGTTGGCAAAGCCGTTTATCAAGTATTCAAGGCCCGTAGCGATGCCCATCAGGATTGTGGGTTTCCTGGGATCTTGGATGCCGTTGAAAACGAGTCGTTGCGTTACTTGTTGATAGAGCTCGACGAATCAGCTGCAAACAAGAAGTTTGGAGATCCGAGCGAAGAATTGAAACTCATTGTCGATGCCTATCGACGTGAACATGAGAATCGATTCTCTGGTCAACAAGAAGCTTCCATACAACAGAGACAGGTTTCCCCTGAGGACGAGCTCGACATCCTCAATCAAATCATCGAGCAACAACGAAATCGCCAGGGTATTTCCTTTCCCACGGATGGGTAA